The genomic interval CGTCTGCGGGCTTGATGCTATTGAGTTCCATGATCTATCTCTCAGAGGACTTTGACCAGATAGCTGATCTTGTTAATCATGCCTCGCACTTCGGGCGAGTCCTGCAGTTCGCTCACACTGTTGAGCTTGCGCAGACCCAGGCCACG from Acidovorax sp. FHTAMBA carries:
- the rpmD gene encoding 50S ribosomal protein L30 — its product is MTTQQTVKIQLVRSPIGTKESHRATVRGLGLRKLNSVSELQDSPEVRGMINKISYLVKVL